Within the Tachysurus fulvidraco isolate hzauxx_2018 chromosome 3, HZAU_PFXX_2.0, whole genome shotgun sequence genome, the region TAAGCATGTTTTTCTGGAATGGATGGATACTTGGCTACTGAAGATTTCCTTATTATTCTGTGGAGCTACCTGATTCAACATGTACTTATCAGTTCAGTGGAAATCACTTATGGGAATAGCGGCTGATGTGAATCGTCAGTTCTAGATAAGTGAAAAAACTGAAACACGAATGAATGAACCATTCTTATGCACATCTCGGTACACAATTCAATCGTTTATATCTCTTTTGTCTAGTtaattgattgtttttctttaaaacttGTACAACTTGTTCCTTATAAGAAAGCAGCAGGGATGAGAGCATTGATACCGtcattcatttgaatttattaCACATCGCTAAGATGCATATTTGGGTTTTCTTGGATATGTTGTTTTCTAGAGGATATCGTTAGAATCGCAGtgttcttgtttattttcctgctAAAACGATCACAATCAGTACATAAAAAGACATAAGCATGGTTACAGATATCTGTAGTGTGACTAGGACGAAGCCCCACCTCTACAGCACAAAAGCTCAGGACGGTGTtatatcactacacacagcCTTCTTTCACACTCACAACTCGACTGATTAATCATGGCAGAGGTTTCAGAGCGCACAACGACACGTAAgtgcatgtatttttttaatatgatcaGCAGTTTTAAACTTATTACAGAGTGTCTAAAAACTTTGCTAACTGTGTTCAAACTGTGTTGCTTTTAGTCTTAAAGtactacacattactgtaccaGTACAAATCAGTACCAAACTACTACAGAGATCCTTTGAAATCGTTACAGAATCAGATCgaatttcttcattttattctcTCGTGTTATTGTTTGCACTGATGCTAGTTTTCAGTCTGGTTACATCTCTACATTTGTGTTACAGAATATCTATTGCTAACTATAGACATTTTTCtagtacagtaataaaaaaagttttcttttctgttattatCAACTTGTACATGCAGAAATCGTGcaataagtgatttttttttatttttataaacagctGGAAACGTTTCTGATTACTATACCTTACGTCCAGACCCATATTCAACCCACATTAGCAACATAAAGGCCTTCAGCAGAGTCTTCCTCCCTACACTCTACAGCATCGTCTTCATCGTGGGGTTCATCGGCAATGGCTTGGTGTTGTGCGTCCTGGTCAAGTTCAGCAAAAGGTCCAACATGTCAGATGTGTGTCTCTTCAACCTGGCGCTTTCAGAcctcctcttccttctctcATTACCTTTCTATGCTCACTATGTTGCCACCACTCAGTGGATGTTCGGGAGCTTCATGTGCCATACAGTGATTGCGTTCTACACGCTGGGATTCTATGGAAGCATCTTCTTCATGATCCTCATGACCATTGAGCGCTACAGTGCCATTGTCCACACCAATAACTCTCTCTTCTCTAAGCACCGGTCTGTCAGAGCTATCATAGCCCTAGTTTTGTTTATGTGGACACTTAGCCTGGGAGCTTCTCTGCCAAACATCATTTTCTCACAAATGAAGTATGCATCAGTGGGATGGATATGCAGTTTGGAATATCCAAAAGGAACAAAGTGGAGGTCATTCTATTACATGGAGCTGAACATCCTTAGCTTAATTATTCCTCTGTCAGTGATGGTGTTCTGCTACTCGCGCATCATCCCTATCTTAATGACCATGACGTCTCAGAAGAAACACAGAGCTGTCAGGCTCATTCTGGTGTTGGTCagtgttttcttcctcttctggaCACCTTACAACATCGTCATCTTCCTGAAGTTCCTGCAGTATCTGGGTTACATGAGCACTCGTGAGTGGTATCAGGACCTGAACATGGCTATGCAGTGGGTGGAAACCATAGCGTTCTGTCACTGCTGCATCAACCCCTTCATCTACGCCTTTGTTGTGCAGAGATTCAGGAATTTATTTCTAAGGATCCTCAAAGAGTGGTTTCCTTGTTGCTTTGGTCGCTTTAGAACAACTGAAAATGATTTCTCAATGaacaatatatgaatatattgatGAACTATACATGAACTTCCAGAACAAAgtcaaaataaaactgtaaactCTTTCGatcaggaaaaacaaaacaaacaaagaaaccaTGCATAAAAATATTACTCAGGCCTGTTAGAGTATGTTGGCATTATAGTTTAAATGTTAtctcttaaatattttttttaaaccttccaatgcttttgtttgttcttcCCCAAAGACATACTGAGACCAGCTGGTGTCACAGGAGACTTGCCTCAGTCCCACATGCTGAATTAATCACTCTAATGAAAGCTTTCTGAACGATGGCCTATTCTGACCTTCCATCATCTATTTACTACTCTGTTCATTCTACAGAGGGATAAAACATCTGCATTATACAACATGAGAGCATCCTTTGCCTGTGACTCTAAATTCTCTTCTTTTTACCTTCTGTATattgtgtacagtatttgtgcTTTGTAACCGTGTTATTCTTCAATTCAATCGTGGAGATCCAACGAATGCACgcatttctaaataaatgaaattcaaTCAAGTTTTATTTTCAAGTCTCTTTAATATATTGATATGAATCTCACATTATACGTATGTTATGACAAGTGAGTTTATATTTCGCTTTCCCCACAAACCCTGATGTTTTTTTCAGTCCATTCTTGTAGTATCACATCTCTGTATCAGATAAGCTCTCACAATCTGTTCACTTTTACTTTGACTTTCTCATTAGTTCTTGCTTTCCTGTTAAGACAGAATTTCATCAGCCAGGTCATTTTCCAGCTTCGCGTTCCTGCTGAAAGTGTCTGTAATCGGATAGGAACAAACGCGATCGTCCCAAATCTCGTTCACTTTAACTCTAATTGTCAAGAAAAGAGctgatttcattaaaaatgaaagttaAAGTAATCCGTCTTGTGTAGTAGTTTCCTCAGGCTTAAGGCAGCAGGTGAACCTTCAGTTCCAACAGTCTTACAGTACATTGTCTTACAGTGTGTGCATTATTGCATCTTTTCAAAGTTGAGATGACTGATATAAAGAATCTATGCTGGCAAAAATTAGTCACAAGCCGAGTATTTAGTCTCCACACAATAAATCTCACGGCATTAtcagaaataatatttaaggccaccttaacaacaacaaaaagaaaacaacaacctgATATTACGTAACATACAGTATTGGtgcagttatttattattttatattttaaaagtttGCTTTATAGGCAAACTTCCATCAGTTGGAAAAAAGCCCCACCTCAGACAACATAGCACAAGTATCCAGAATCTGTCTTCACGATCAATCTTAAGCCCTAtttggacgggattagttcgacgtggggacgtggggggtaaagtaattattaccagagcttctcagtgattttagtcccgtccgaatgcgccatctcggtaatcattacggacgatgtcagtaaagattacggcaacttttaccttctgtaaaaagttccggaaaaatgacctcaggtaatactaatcccgtccgaatcgacccgctgtaaatatgtacggtaaaattccgtcatttcctgtttaaaagtagtttttggcgcgttttgcaagcatggaggtgccaagttgtctgtttgcgcacgtgataacaggaagcaacgtcatacgcacatgacgacaaggaggtcactgtggtgcgtaaagtgagttacccctcccacttctgctagttttactgagacgtcttgtcccgtgcgaattggccaattaatattacagacgtcctgaggtaaaattgcatcactccacgtccccacgtaaaactagtcccgtccgaatagtgctatagACTACTAAACTATGGCAAACTTCTAAATTACTATTCTAACATTAATGAAGTATATCTAAAATCTCCATGTGCACATTCCatgacaagataaacaagataataaatatacaaaatggaataaagaacattttaatgCTTAACTAATGATTTCATAAAGAATCAGGAAATAATGAAGCATGTGCATTAGTGTTTGAGAAAAGTCTGTGAATATATTTAAGGTGACATGGGCTAATGCTATATCCATGTCACAATGCCAGTGACAGCAGCATCTGACTGAAATCTGGCTCTATagttacaaacacataacaatTGATTTCCCTGGATTGCTCTTTTTACAGCTACCATGTAACGGAGATGGTTGCAGTTACAAATGACACCAAGGTAAAAGAAGCAAACAATCTGGCGAAGATTCAGGACACTTTCTATAATAGGCTCTAAAATTCTCCACCACAGAATATGAACTTCTGTACCGCTGATTATTTTGTCCAGGTCTAATGAAATATGATAGACTGGCTGAgtttgtgtagtacagtatgcTTGCATTTGTGCCATATTATccatacatttacagtattagCCCCATGTGCACTAAATGGACTAATCTTCACatccatatgtggttctttccCAAACTGATGACACAAAGTCGCAATCACAAgcatttcagcatgacaatacACACgaaatgagctccatgaagacctGGTTTGCCAAGAAATCTGTTGTAGAAGAACTTCGAATGGATTGCACAGAGCTAACCATGCTAATGTGATCCAAACCTCATATTCTGAGCTGTCTGAATTGAAGTGAGCTGATTGTGTCCAACGTCATACATACAGTGTTCGAGCTACCTTCTGGAGCAGCCAGAGTGCAGTTAATTTGACAGCTCCATAACTGTACCAATAGAGGACACTGTAACACCATACTACGTTCACTTATGTAATAATCTTTGGACTAGTCAGCACAGTCATCCTGTGCCTTAAAGGGGCAGGTGGTAAAAAATCATCCTAATGCACTAAAATTTCACAACAGAAGTAACAGCTTTTAACCCTGCACTTAAAACTGGTTCTACAGGTAGAGGAACGTTCTACACTGGTGATTTAGAAGAGGCTCTGAAGCTTTTGTAGTGTTAACCCCACGTTAAGGCACCGGTGTGAAGTGAAACTAAACAGAATGTGCCAGATGTCACgtgaaaaccaggacgtagCAACACTTTGGCAAAAATTGCTCAGACGTTAGAGTCATGCAACACAGTAAACATCACAGATGTGCCGCTGTAGTGAGGGGGAAAGATGAAACATTGAAAAAACAGCAGAGACCGGATCAGATCGGATATCCCAACGGCTCGGGCCCTCACTCGTTTATGTGGCTAAACATGGAGGAACTTCGCTAAATTTGGGCTGATTGACAAAGTACAGTTCAATTGACTGTATTTCAGATGAAAAACaagtcattttaattactttctcTCCAGAATTTGGTCCCGGGGTCCCTAAGCCACAGGACACCAATCGTATGTGCCCCCCAACACCACAGCTCATACAACACAACTGGGAGCATCGTGACTGTCAGaagcaccaccaccacacacgaAGTCACTACTCTCGCTGTAGCTGGCACCCAATTCTGAGTGGAAATAAACAATTAGGGATTt harbors:
- the LOC113662732 gene encoding C-C chemokine receptor type 5-like isoform X2, giving the protein MAEVSERTTTPGNVSDYYTLRPDPYSTHISNIKAFSRVFLPTLYSIVFIVGFIGNGLVLCVLVKFSKRSNMSDVCLFNLALSDLLFLLSLPFYAHYVATTQWMFGSFMCHTVIAFYTLGFYGSIFFMILMTIERYSAIVHTNNSLFSKHRSVRAIIALVLFMWTLSLGASLPNIIFSQMKYASVGWICSLEYPKGTKWRSFYYMELNILSLIIPLSVMVFCYSRIIPILMTMTSQKKHRAVRLILVLVSVFFLFWTPYNIVIFLKFLQYLGYMSTREWYQDLNMAMQWVETIAFCHCCINPFIYAFVVQRFRNLFLRILKEWFPCCFGRFRTTENDFSMNNI
- the LOC113662732 gene encoding C-C chemokine receptor type 5-like isoform X3, with translation MAEVSESTETSGNVSDYYTLRPDPYSTHISNIKAFSRVFLPTLYSIVFIVGFIGNGLVLCVLVKFSKRSNMSDVCLFNLALSDLLFLLSLPFYAHYVATTQWMFGSFMCHTVIAFYTLGFYGSIFFMILMTIERYSAIVHTNNSLFSKHRSVRAIIALVLFMWTLSLGASLPNIIFSQMKYASVGWICSLEYPKGTKWRSFYYMELNILSLIIPLSVMVFCYSRIIPILMTMTSQKKHRAVRLILVLVSVFFLFWTPYNIVIFLKFLQYLGYMSTREWYQDLNMAMQWVETIAFCHCCINPFIYAFVVQRFRNLFLRILKEWFPCCFGRFRTTENDFSMNNI